A part of Primulina eburnea isolate SZY01 chromosome 10, ASM2296580v1, whole genome shotgun sequence genomic DNA contains:
- the LOC140842923 gene encoding probable U3 small nucleolar RNA-associated protein 11: MSSLRNAIPRKAHKERAQPHLRRKFGLLEKHKDYVIRARAYHQKEHTLLKLKEKAALRNPYEFYFKMIKTKTVGGVHKPESQANKYTNEELMLMKTQDIGYILQKLQTEKKKIERINGMLHSLDNQSSSKHVYYAENREEAREVRKKVSEQGNPSAFKDLPKFILRVIILIIIGAEKGIKMSSLRNAIPRKAHNERAQPHLIRKFGLLEKHKDYVIRARAYHQKEQTLLKLKEKAALRNPDEFYF; this comes from the exons ATGTCTTCTTTAAGGAATGCTATTCCAAGAAAAGCTCACAAGGAGCGCGCTCAGCC GCATTTGAGAAGGAAATTTGGGCTGCTCGAAAAACATAAAGATTATGTCATTCGTGCACGAGCCTATCACCAGAAGGAGCATACTTTACTG AAACTTAAGGAAAAAGCAGCATTGAGGAACCCATATGAATTTTACTTCAAgatgattaaaacaaaaactgttggCGGAGTCCATAAACCTGA GAGCCAGGCTAATAAGTACACTAACGAAGAGCTGATGTTGATGAAGACCCAAGACATTGGATATATTTTGCAGAAGCTTCAAACTGAAAAAAAG aaaattgaaagaattaatgGTATGCTGCATTCTCTTGACAATCAGTCATCATCCAAACATGTTTATTATGCCGAAAACAG GGAGGAGGCAAGAGAAGTACGCAAAAAAGTTTCAGAACAAGGGAACCCATCAGCTTTTAAAGACTTGCCTAAATTTATTTTGAG GGTAATCATTTTGATCATCATTGGTGCAGAAAAAGG CATAAAGATGTCGTCTTTAAGGAATGCTATTCCAAGAAAAGCTCACAACGAGCGCGCTCAGCC GCATTTGATAAGGAAATTTGGGCTGCTCGAAAAACATAAAGATTATGTCATTCGTGCACGAGCCTATCACCAGAAGGAGCAGACTTTACTG AAACTCAAGGAAAAAGCAGCGTTGAGGAACCCAGATGAATTTTACTTCTAg